One Echinicola strongylocentroti DNA window includes the following coding sequences:
- a CDS encoding TonB-dependent receptor, producing MMLSVGLVFLMMVKMGYPTYTFDAPLEQRDVFLGKRKPESVFRDTVIADKSLKTYDLEGVTISDEGLGREKEESSNIAFIKQDYIREHRGGSLMKSLEKLPGISTIGIGSGASKPLIRGLGFNQVMVVTNGIKHEGQQWGADHGLEVDQYAVDELVIVKGPASIRYGSDAIAGVVDIRDHSVPEKGEIGSTLSFGAKSNNGWLGTSVNTFGRMGHWYYDARVTYTDYGDFRVPADTVYVYDFGVSLDNNRVRNTAGREMDWTARIGYVSERFRNSISLSRVATKSGFFANAHGLEPRNVDEELHDQSGSDMLLPRQEVQHYKAIDRLSYRFANHLLEADVGFQFNKRKEWSQYVNHGFMPPNYPAELQAPSTLERAFDKKVYSLNLRDEWFLDRHQLQLGLSGELQKNEIGGWGFLIPGFTQRSIGFYALDKLKINKEWRVQAAARLDHSHIQIDSYQDWFPSTEEEVAGPEDYLFRAEETSRTFNSLVWSVGFNYVPGQWSFKGNVGTSFRVPIAKELAANGVNYHYYRFEKGDADLSPERSFQVDLGAAWEHEKWNVTFSPFFNYFSNYIYLNPSAEYDYLYGAGNQVFYYTQARVSRYGAELSLLHRINNSFEVQLQGEYVYSEQLNGDKKGYTLPFSPPPSLLANATYKPALDFGMGAPYLALDFRVTAKQQNIVPPEKITPGYRVVDLRMGGQFRVFKLPLKADIQVRNLLNTRYMSHTSFYRLINLPEQGRSINVSFQLEI from the coding sequence ATGATGTTGTCTGTTGGATTGGTATTTCTTATGATGGTAAAGATGGGATATCCCACCTATACCTTTGATGCGCCTCTGGAGCAGAGGGATGTTTTTTTGGGGAAAAGGAAACCTGAATCCGTTTTCCGTGATACAGTCATCGCCGATAAGTCGCTCAAAACCTATGACCTGGAGGGTGTTACGATATCCGACGAGGGCTTGGGACGAGAGAAGGAAGAGTCCTCTAATATTGCTTTTATCAAACAGGATTATATTCGTGAGCATAGAGGGGGGAGTTTGATGAAGTCTTTGGAGAAGCTACCAGGTATCAGCACCATCGGCATAGGCTCTGGTGCCTCCAAGCCTTTGATCAGGGGATTGGGCTTTAACCAAGTAATGGTGGTCACCAATGGGATCAAACATGAAGGGCAGCAATGGGGGGCAGATCACGGACTGGAGGTGGACCAATATGCCGTGGATGAATTGGTCATCGTCAAAGGACCTGCTTCTATCCGCTACGGTTCAGATGCCATTGCCGGGGTGGTGGATATAAGAGACCACTCGGTTCCTGAAAAGGGGGAAATCGGTAGCACCCTTTCCTTCGGAGCTAAATCCAATAATGGATGGCTGGGTACTTCAGTCAATACATTTGGTCGAATGGGGCACTGGTATTATGACGCCCGGGTTACCTATACAGATTATGGCGATTTTAGGGTGCCTGCGGATACAGTTTATGTATATGATTTTGGTGTTTCCTTAGATAATAATCGGGTTAGAAATACCGCAGGAAGGGAAATGGACTGGACGGCGAGAATCGGTTATGTGAGTGAGCGCTTTCGCAATAGCATTTCCCTGAGCCGAGTGGCCACGAAGTCTGGTTTTTTTGCCAATGCCCATGGACTGGAGCCGCGAAATGTAGACGAAGAATTACATGACCAATCCGGAAGTGACATGTTGCTGCCTCGCCAGGAGGTGCAGCATTATAAGGCAATAGACAGGCTTTCCTATCGCTTTGCAAATCATCTTTTGGAAGCTGATGTTGGCTTTCAATTTAATAAGAGAAAGGAGTGGAGCCAATATGTAAACCACGGTTTTATGCCTCCCAATTATCCCGCAGAGCTTCAAGCTCCTTCTACCCTTGAAAGGGCTTTTGATAAAAAGGTATATAGCCTAAACCTCCGTGATGAATGGTTTCTCGACCGTCATCAATTGCAGCTGGGGCTGAGCGGCGAGCTACAGAAGAATGAAATAGGTGGCTGGGGATTTTTGATCCCAGGCTTTACACAGCGGTCAATCGGTTTCTATGCCTTGGATAAACTAAAAATCAACAAGGAATGGCGGGTGCAGGCTGCGGCAAGGCTAGATCACAGCCATATCCAAATTGATTCCTATCAGGACTGGTTTCCTTCTACTGAAGAGGAAGTGGCAGGACCCGAAGATTACCTTTTCAGGGCAGAGGAGACTTCCAGGACTTTTAATAGCCTAGTGTGGTCAGTGGGGTTTAATTATGTTCCCGGACAGTGGAGTTTTAAGGGGAATGTAGGGACTAGTTTTAGGGTGCCCATAGCGAAAGAGCTCGCAGCCAATGGAGTAAACTATCATTATTACAGATTTGAAAAGGGAGATGCTGACCTTTCTCCTGAGCGGTCTTTCCAAGTAGATTTGGGTGCAGCATGGGAGCATGAAAAATGGAACGTGACGTTCAGCCCCTTCTTTAATTATTTCAGCAATTACATTTATCTCAATCCTTCAGCCGAGTACGATTATCTGTACGGGGCAGGAAATCAAGTGTTTTATTATACACAGGCCCGAGTCAGCAGATATGGTGCTGAACTTTCGCTACTCCATCGGATCAATAATTCCTTCGAGGTGCAATTGCAAGGAGAGTATGTATACAGCGAACAACTCAATGGTGATAAAAAAGGATATACGTTGCCTTTTTCACCACCACCATCATTATTGGCCAATGCTACCTACAAGCCTGCCCTTGATTTTGGCATGGGTGCACCTTATTTGGCCCTGGATTTTCGTGTGACGGCCAAGCAGCAAAACATCGTTCCCCCAGAGAAAATCACACCAGGATATCGAGTGGTTGATTTACGAATGGGAGGACAGTTTAGGGTGTTTAAACTGCCCTTGAAGGCTGATATTCAAGTACGCAACCTGCTCAATACCCGGTATATGAGCCATACCAGTTTTTACCGATTGATCAATCTACCAGAGCAGGGCAGAAGCATTAATGTATCCTTTCAATTAGAAATATAA
- a CDS encoding DUF4625 domain-containing protein, with translation MKKKKYLGVIMLLALGWLSTACSIEEENPELPVPTAKNVEIGYDNNKQGIIGKDFHFNADVQAGDKIAAVAVLIQQKTDEEFEDEWSLSLEWEEYEGLKNTTIHKHFTIPDDAIAGNYDFIFTVVDTNGETLELVEDFIILTE, from the coding sequence ATGAAAAAGAAAAAGTACCTAGGAGTAATCATGTTGTTGGCTCTTGGCTGGCTTTCGACGGCCTGTTCTATCGAGGAGGAAAACCCTGAGTTACCTGTGCCGACTGCAAAGAATGTAGAGATTGGTTATGATAATAACAAGCAGGGCATTATAGGAAAGGACTTTCACTTCAACGCTGATGTACAGGCTGGCGATAAAATAGCTGCAGTTGCTGTGCTCATTCAGCAAAAGACCGATGAGGAATTTGAAGATGAGTGGTCGCTATCTTTGGAGTGGGAGGAATATGAAGGATTAAAAAATACGACTATCCATAAGCATTTTACCATTCCGGATGATGCCATAGCAGGCAACTATGATTTCATATTTACAGTAGTTGACACCAATGGAGAAACGCTGGAGTTGGTGGAAGATTTTATAATATTAACTGAATAG